From the Shewanella amazonensis SB2B genome, one window contains:
- the yggU gene encoding DUF167 family protein YggU, which yields MSAITRQDEDLLLALYVQPKASRDELVGLHGEELKLAITAPPVDGKANAHICKLLAKAFKVPKGKVSIERGELGRHKLVRIQAPEIIPDDFAQFL from the coding sequence ATGAGCGCCATCACTCGCCAGGACGAGGACTTACTGCTGGCGTTGTATGTACAGCCCAAGGCCAGCCGGGACGAGCTGGTTGGTCTTCACGGCGAAGAACTAAAACTTGCCATCACAGCACCGCCTGTCGATGGCAAGGCCAACGCCCATATCTGCAAGCTGCTGGCAAAGGCCTTCAAGGTGCCCAAAGGCAAGGTGTCTATCGAGCGGGGCGAGCTTGGACGGCATAAATTGGTACGTATTCAGGCGCCGGAAATAATCCCTGACGATTTCGCACAATTTCTCTAG
- a CDS encoding DUF4426 domain-containing protein — MFRQLFAALLLTASLCGIASAEQKEQVGQFDIHYMALPSTFLTPAIAKNYGIERSNYTGIVNIAVLDTAEEGNPAVAVEISGIANNLLDAKVELKFREIREGAAIYYIAEVPYRSDEEINFQIALRSGNKLNTTLKFKQKFYVD; from the coding sequence ATGTTTCGTCAACTCTTTGCTGCGCTGCTGCTAACTGCTAGCCTGTGCGGCATCGCCAGCGCTGAGCAAAAAGAACAGGTAGGTCAGTTCGATATCCACTATATGGCGCTGCCAAGTACCTTTCTGACACCCGCGATTGCCAAGAACTATGGCATAGAGCGCTCCAACTACACTGGCATAGTCAATATTGCCGTGCTGGACACTGCTGAAGAGGGTAATCCGGCTGTCGCAGTAGAAATTTCGGGCATCGCCAATAACCTGCTTGATGCCAAAGTGGAGCTGAAGTTCCGTGAAATCCGTGAAGGTGCCGCCATCTACTACATTGCCGAGGTGCCTTACCGCAGCGATGAAGAGATAAACTTCCAAATCGCCTTAAGAAGCGGAAACAAGCTAAATACCACATTGAAATTCAAGCAAAAATTCTACGTCGACTAA
- the rdgB gene encoding RdgB/HAM1 family non-canonical purine NTP pyrophosphatase, whose product MKKVVLASGNKGKLKEFNEMFSEYSLSVVAQSEFQVPDVEETGTTFVENAIIKARHAAAITGLPAIADDSGLEVDALEGAPGIYSARYAGVGAKDTDNWQKLLGALEGKTERSARFQCVLVYMRHAKDPTPIICQAAWEGRIGLEARGDNGHGYDPVFIAEGGELTAAQMSSDAKNAVSHRGKALEALLAEFRNKGII is encoded by the coding sequence ATGAAGAAAGTGGTTCTCGCCAGTGGTAACAAGGGTAAACTGAAAGAATTCAATGAGATGTTTTCTGAGTATTCACTCTCGGTAGTAGCCCAGAGCGAGTTTCAGGTGCCAGACGTTGAAGAAACCGGCACTACCTTCGTCGAAAACGCCATCATTAAAGCCCGCCATGCTGCAGCTATTACCGGCTTACCCGCCATTGCCGACGACTCGGGGTTGGAAGTAGACGCCCTCGAAGGTGCCCCTGGTATTTACTCTGCCCGCTACGCAGGCGTTGGCGCTAAAGATACAGACAATTGGCAAAAGCTGCTGGGTGCCCTCGAAGGCAAAACCGAGCGCAGTGCCCGCTTCCAGTGTGTACTCGTGTATATGCGCCATGCCAAAGACCCAACCCCCATTATCTGCCAGGCTGCCTGGGAAGGACGTATCGGTCTCGAAGCCAGGGGCGATAATGGCCATGGTTACGACCCTGTGTTTATCGCCGAAGGCGGCGAGCTGACCGCAGCCCAGATGTCATCGGATGCGAAAAATGCTGTGAGCCACCGCGGCAAGGCCCTTGAAGCGCTGCTGGCTGAGTTCAGAAACAAAGGCATCATCTGA
- the hemW gene encoding radical SAM family heme chaperone HemW → MKLELPPLSLYVHIPWCVQKCPYCDFNSHGKQGDLPQEAYVDALLADLDADLNYVQGRTLYSIFIGGGTPSLFDASAIGRLLDGIKARIPFCDDIEITMEANPGTLEHDDFSAYRGAGVTRLSVGVQSFSKDKLNLLGRIHGRDEATRAAELATAAGYQSFNLDLMHGLPNQSFDEAMADIDTAASLNPPHLSWYQLTIEPNTLFHSRPPQLPDDEALWHIYEQGQKKLAALGYEQYEISAYAKPGFQCRHNLNYWQFGDYLGIGCGAHGKVTIPTENCIIRTVKIKHPKGYLAASDYLSELTQVQEEDRPLEFLMNRLRLMTPIAKREFESRTGLNASLLDEGMAQASEKGLIVLGDESWTLTPKGHMFVNDLLSHFL, encoded by the coding sequence GTGAAGCTTGAACTGCCTCCTCTGAGCCTTTATGTCCACATCCCCTGGTGTGTGCAAAAATGCCCCTATTGCGACTTTAACTCCCACGGAAAACAAGGCGATTTACCCCAGGAAGCCTACGTCGATGCGCTGCTGGCAGACCTTGATGCCGATTTGAATTATGTCCAGGGACGTACGCTTTACAGCATTTTCATCGGCGGCGGCACCCCGTCGCTGTTTGATGCCAGCGCCATCGGCCGCCTCCTCGACGGTATTAAGGCCCGCATCCCCTTTTGTGATGACATAGAAATCACCATGGAAGCCAATCCGGGCACTCTGGAGCACGATGATTTCAGCGCTTACCGCGGGGCAGGCGTCACCCGCCTCTCAGTGGGCGTACAGAGCTTCAGCAAGGACAAGCTTAACCTCCTTGGCCGCATTCACGGGCGCGATGAGGCAACCCGGGCGGCAGAGCTTGCCACTGCCGCTGGCTATCAGAGCTTTAACCTGGATTTGATGCATGGTCTGCCCAATCAATCATTTGATGAGGCCATGGCCGATATAGACACGGCGGCCAGCCTAAATCCTCCCCATCTGTCCTGGTATCAGCTCACCATCGAGCCAAATACTCTGTTTCACTCGCGGCCTCCGCAGTTGCCGGACGACGAAGCGCTTTGGCATATCTACGAACAAGGCCAGAAAAAGCTCGCGGCCCTGGGATATGAGCAGTATGAGATTTCAGCCTACGCCAAACCGGGCTTTCAATGCCGTCATAATCTCAATTACTGGCAGTTTGGTGACTACCTCGGTATTGGCTGCGGAGCCCACGGCAAGGTGACGATCCCCACCGAAAACTGCATTATTCGAACGGTAAAAATAAAACATCCCAAGGGATACCTGGCAGCCAGCGATTATCTGTCTGAACTGACACAAGTGCAGGAAGAAGACCGCCCACTTGAATTTTTGATGAACCGCTTGAGGCTGATGACCCCCATCGCCAAACGTGAATTTGAATCCCGCACCGGCCTGAATGCCAGCCTGCTTGATGAAGGGATGGCACAGGCGAGCGAAAAAGGCCTTATCGTACTTGGCGACGAGAGTTGGACCCTGACCCCAAAGGGCCACATGTTCGTTAACGACTTACTGTCCCATTTTCTCTGA